Proteins encoded within one genomic window of Diorhabda sublineata isolate icDioSubl1.1 chromosome 1, icDioSubl1.1, whole genome shotgun sequence:
- the LOC130450441 gene encoding proton-coupled folate transporter-like, with translation MAISGFQSFRITVEIPLLLLTYSIMVQKALYTNLSIYRTCYTILDYPKENCSQLGNEDNNMTELLEPKVQPTVNHINMVQSTIQSTIPLFICIYVGLWSDRFGRKPFLIASLAGALVSAAANVLIVYFEDLTTWWFIASMMPYVLTGETGAFMLLVTTYIADITTSEQRALRLALFEVIFGLSSVFGNFSASYLFYATNYATVYLITMSLLGFSLLYTIFVLPESLKGNKEVQNSKEKIKLTNVKDLVKNIFKKRPNNGRIHLLSILGIILLQNFTIGEMTVLTLFLRAKFYWTLSKITLVNSIASILNIIGTVFSTVVLHKLLKIQEFPLVLLASISHIISNILRANATNDIYLYISYCAFAFRGMGGIMLRTVTSFIISSQEMGKVFAVISILTSLDELTANIIYPMVYNATLHTNSGIFNYMSVGMMAVGSILIIYMMNVNYAHYEPPTKEEDLDAKKNMALNNMDIFTPTQRMSLEIGTRTFSLRSITNTPIP, from the exons ATGGCGATTTCAGGATTCCAATCGTTTCGTATTACCGTAGAAATTCCTCTTTTGCTTTTGACATATTCTATTATGGTACaaa AGGCCCTATATACGAATCTCAGCATATACCGAACTTGTTACACTATACTAGACTATCCCAAGGAAAATTGTTCCCAACTAGGAAACGAAGACAACAATATGACAGAATTGTTAGAACCGAAAGTTCAACCGACCGTAAATCACATAAATATGGTCCAAAGTACGATACAATCAACAAttcctttatttatttgtatatacgTCGGATTATGGTCCGACAGATTCGGAAGGAAGCCATTTTTGATAGCCTCGCTCGCAG GGGCATTGGTTTCGGCAGCAGCAAATGTACTGATAGTTTATTTTGAGGATCTAACCACCTGGTGGTTTATCGCTAGTATGATGCCGTATGTATTGACAGGTGAAACTGGGGCTTTTATGCTTTTGGTCACTACATACATCGCAGACATCACCACCTCCGAACAAAGAGCATTGAG gttagctCTTTTTGAAGTGATTTTTGGTTTGTCTtcagtttttggaaattttagcGCTTCCTATTTATTTTATGCCACAAATTACGCAACTGTTTATTTAATCACTATGAGTTTGCTGGGATTCAGCCTTTTATATACGATATTTGTTTTACCGGAATCTCTGAAAGGAAATAAAGAG GtacaaaattcaaaagaaaaaatcaaattgacgAACGTGAAGGATTTAgtgaaaaacattttcaaaaagagaCCGAACAATGGTAGAATCCATCTATTATCGATTCTtggtattattttattacagaatttcaCCATTGGAGAAATGACAGTACTGACTCTATTTTTGAGAGCCAAATTCTACTGGACATTATCGAAAATAACGTTAGTCAACAGTATTGCcagtattttgaatataatcgGTACTGTATTCAGTACTGTGGTTCTTCATAAGTTGCTCAAAATACAAGAATTTCCTCTAGTACTTCTAGCATCCATTTCGCACATTATATCCAATATACTTAGAGCCAATGCCACTAATgacatatatttatacatat CGTACTGCGCGTTCGCATTTAGAGGCATGGGAGGCATAATGCTCAGAACCGTTACGTCATTTATCATATCTTCGCAGGAAATGGGAAAAGTTTTCGCGGTAATCAGTATTTTGACAAGTCTCGATGAATTGACAGCTAATATAATATATCCGATGGTCTACAACGCAACTCTGCACACCAACAGcggaattttcaattatatgtCTGTGGGAATGATGGCGGTTGGCAGTATTCTGATAAT ATATATGATGAATGTTAATTACGCTCATTACGAACCACCGACGAAAGAAGAAGATCTAGATGCAAAGAAAAATATGGCGTTGAATAATATGGATATATTCACTCCAACGCAACGAATGAGTTTAGAAATAGGCACCAGGACGTTTTCTCTTAGATCTATAACGAATACTCCAATTCCTTGA